A genome region from Streptomyces sp. S4.7 includes the following:
- the efeB gene encoding iron uptake transporter deferrochelatase/peroxidase subunit has protein sequence MSRRRLLGTAGAAGAAGLVAGAAGGSATYAATRADEPTALSTVGSATAAFHGAHQAGITSPMQARGHLVALDLAPGAGRKEAAALLRRWSQTARRLMAGEPAGERDTGVALDAGPSALTVTFGFGRTFFDRTKLTARRPTALDPLPAFSSDQLDARRSDGDLWVQVGSDDALVAFHALRALLKEAGDAAHVRWQMNGFNRSPGATARPMTARNLMGQIDGTGNPRPDEPDFDRRIFVPAKPPAGTPEWMAGGSYAVVRRIRMLLDDWEALSVDRQELVIGRRKSDGAPLTGGEETTEPDLDRRGPDGRLVIPDNAHARISAPEQNGGAAMLRRPFSFHDGIAADGAPDAGLLFICWQADPLRGFVPVQRKLDRGDALSAFVRHEASGLYAVPGGAREGEYVGQRLLES, from the coding sequence ATCTCACGGCGGCGGCTGCTCGGTACGGCCGGGGCCGCCGGCGCCGCCGGGCTCGTCGCGGGGGCGGCCGGCGGGAGCGCCACGTACGCCGCCACCCGCGCGGACGAGCCGACCGCGCTCAGCACGGTCGGCTCGGCGACCGCGGCCTTCCACGGCGCCCACCAGGCCGGTATCACCTCCCCCATGCAGGCGCGCGGCCATCTGGTCGCCCTCGACCTCGCGCCGGGCGCCGGACGCAAGGAGGCCGCCGCGCTGCTGCGCCGCTGGTCGCAGACCGCGCGGCGGCTCATGGCGGGCGAACCGGCCGGGGAGCGCGACACGGGCGTCGCGCTGGACGCGGGACCCTCCGCGCTGACGGTCACCTTCGGCTTCGGCCGGACCTTCTTCGACCGTACGAAGCTGACCGCCCGGCGTCCGACGGCGCTGGACCCGCTGCCGGCCTTCTCCTCCGACCAGCTCGACGCCCGCCGCAGCGACGGCGATCTGTGGGTACAGGTCGGCTCGGACGACGCGCTCGTCGCGTTCCACGCGTTGCGCGCCCTTCTCAAGGAGGCGGGCGACGCGGCGCACGTGCGGTGGCAGATGAACGGCTTCAACCGCTCGCCCGGCGCCACCGCCCGCCCGATGACCGCCCGCAATCTGATGGGCCAGATCGACGGCACCGGCAACCCCAGGCCCGATGAGCCCGACTTCGACCGGCGGATCTTCGTGCCCGCGAAGCCGCCGGCGGGCACACCGGAGTGGATGGCGGGCGGCTCGTACGCCGTCGTACGCCGGATCCGGATGCTGCTCGACGACTGGGAGGCCCTGTCGGTCGACCGCCAGGAACTGGTCATCGGCCGCCGCAAGTCCGACGGCGCCCCGCTCACCGGCGGTGAGGAGACGACCGAACCCGACCTCGACAGGAGGGGCCCGGACGGCAGACTCGTCATCCCGGACAACGCGCACGCCCGGATCTCGGCGCCGGAGCAGAACGGCGGCGCCGCGATGCTGCGCCGTCCCTTCTCCTTCCACGACGGGATCGCGGCGGACGGCGCCCCCGACGCGGGCCTGTTGTTCATCTGCTGGCAGGCCGATCCGCTGAGGGGTTTCGTGCCGGTGCAGCGCAAGCTCGACCGCGGGGACGCGCTGTCGGCGTTCGTCCGGCACGAGGCGAGCGGCCTGTACGCGGTGCCGGGCGGGGCGCGGGAGGGCGAGTACGTGGGCCAGCGGCTGCTGGAGTCCTGA